A window of the Methanoculleus horonobensis genome harbors these coding sequences:
- the tsaA gene encoding tRNA (N6-threonylcarbamoyladenosine(37)-N6)-methyltransferase TrmO yields MELSPIGLVHSGIRSRSDMPVQGVDAEIEIYPRYAGGLSGIEENSHLILVCWMHEAGRDVLTAVARKISNDLPEKGVFSLRSPVRPNPLSVSVVRLRGVREGRFLSLANVDLIDGTPVIDIKPYQTGWDCVFSATGHDRTEKIRKMSPGEYRAGLVREAVNYHGELCPGVAVGVRLAEAATRIFERDLRHPQVSVAPGPDPCIADALIGITGASPGNRRLGSSGGDRYVLSCPGKEAVFSLRDVPESVDAIFAAPEKSLFDCAVRSRPQQRQ; encoded by the coding sequence ATGGAACTCTCTCCTATCGGACTCGTGCATTCAGGTATCCGCTCCAGGAGCGATATGCCGGTCCAGGGCGTCGACGCCGAGATCGAGATATATCCCCGATACGCCGGGGGACTCTCCGGCATCGAGGAGAACTCGCACCTGATCCTCGTCTGCTGGATGCACGAGGCCGGCCGGGACGTCCTCACGGCGGTCGCCCGGAAGATCTCGAACGATCTGCCGGAGAAAGGCGTCTTCTCTCTCCGCTCGCCGGTGCGGCCGAACCCCCTCTCCGTCTCGGTGGTGCGGCTCCGCGGTGTGCGGGAGGGCCGGTTCCTTTCCCTCGCGAACGTCGACCTGATCGACGGAACGCCGGTGATCGACATCAAACCCTACCAGACGGGATGGGACTGCGTCTTCTCCGCGACCGGCCACGACCGGACGGAGAAGATCCGGAAGATGAGCCCCGGCGAGTACCGGGCCGGCCTCGTCCGCGAGGCCGTGAACTACCACGGGGAACTCTGCCCCGGGGTGGCGGTCGGGGTGCGGCTTGCGGAGGCGGCGACGCGTATCTTCGAGCGCGACCTGCGCCACCCGCAGGTCTCGGTCGCGCCCGGCCCCGACCCCTGCATCGCCGACGCGCTCATCGGGATCACCGGTGCAAGCCCCGGAAACCGCCGGCTGGGGTCTTCGGGAGGCGACCGGTACGTGCTCTCCTGCCCCGGAAAGGAGGCGGTCTTTTCCCTCCGGGACGTGCCGGAGAGCGTCGATGCGATCTTCGCGGCACCTGAGAAGTCGCTCTTCGACTGCGCCGTTCGCTCCCGGCCACAGCAGAGACAATGA
- a CDS encoding META domain-containing protein, producing the protein MAPNRRRNRNYILTTASLLVIVVACIVTAGCTGGTSTPGTSVGLAGTSWTLDSYLDENGTFVPVLPGTEVTAAFSPDGKVTGSAGCNGYGGDYQIDGTSLSVSSLVQTLKLCLEPEGIMEQEARFIDLLGSAAGCRIEDDRLVITDAEGADVLVFVQDSFAPVMLPGTSWKLASLTDENGTLTPIINGTAVTAKFSLDRNVGGSAGCNSYGAGYTVDGANLAIEPAIRTEMYCSEPPGLMDQEDRYLALLAEVASYRVENDRLILADSEGNNLLVFEKAAPTPDLPLVGTKWVLDSYSTGGDAISSVIAGATVTANFAADGNVGGNAGCNHYGGEYTLDGANLAVSSLFSTLMYCQTPGVMEQESAYLAHLANASSYRTEGDRLILTDAEGNDLLFFVQAPEVPAAPLAGTAWTLGSFSSPDGETVSSVIVGTTITAVFSDGNVTGNAGCNSYGAGYVLDGTNLTIEPPISTKMHCGEPEGVMNQETRYLNLLTSVAGYQIDGNRLDLLDEGGATLLTFSAGRP; encoded by the coding sequence ATGGCACCGAACAGAAGAAGGAACAGAAACTATATCCTCACGACGGCGTCGCTCCTCGTCATCGTCGTGGCGTGCATCGTCACCGCGGGGTGCACAGGGGGCACGTCGACGCCGGGAACGTCCGTCGGGCTTGCCGGAACTTCCTGGACATTGGATTCGTATCTCGATGAGAACGGCACGTTCGTCCCGGTTCTGCCGGGAACGGAGGTCACGGCGGCCTTCAGCCCTGACGGAAAGGTCACCGGCTCGGCCGGGTGCAACGGCTACGGCGGCGACTACCAGATCGACGGCACGAGCCTCTCGGTCTCCTCGCTCGTTCAGACGCTGAAACTCTGTCTGGAGCCCGAAGGCATCATGGAGCAGGAGGCACGGTTCATCGATCTCCTCGGCTCGGCAGCCGGCTGCCGGATCGAGGACGACCGGCTCGTCATCACCGACGCGGAAGGCGCCGACGTGCTTGTCTTCGTGCAGGACTCCTTCGCACCCGTGATGCTCCCCGGAACATCCTGGAAACTCGCGAGCCTCACCGATGAGAACGGCACCCTGACCCCTATCATTAACGGTACGGCCGTAACGGCGAAATTCAGCCTCGACAGGAACGTCGGCGGCAGCGCCGGGTGCAACAGTTACGGTGCGGGCTACACCGTAGACGGCGCGAACCTCGCGATCGAGCCGGCCATAAGAACCGAGATGTACTGCAGCGAGCCGCCCGGCCTCATGGACCAGGAGGACCGCTACCTCGCGCTCCTCGCGGAAGTCGCCTCCTACCGGGTGGAGAACGACCGGCTGATCCTCGCCGACAGCGAGGGCAACAACCTGCTGGTCTTCGAGAAGGCCGCCCCGACGCCCGACCTCCCGCTCGTCGGGACGAAGTGGGTGCTTGACAGCTACAGCACCGGAGGGGACGCAATCTCCTCGGTGATTGCGGGGGCGACGGTCACCGCGAACTTCGCGGCCGACGGGAACGTCGGCGGCAACGCCGGGTGCAACCACTACGGCGGCGAGTACACCCTCGACGGCGCGAACCTCGCGGTTTCCTCACTCTTCAGCACCCTGATGTACTGCCAGACGCCGGGCGTCATGGAGCAGGAGAGCGCCTACCTCGCCCACCTCGCAAACGCCTCCTCCTACCGGACGGAAGGCGACCGCCTGATCCTCACGGACGCAGAGGGCAACGACCTCCTCTTCTTCGTGCAGGCACCGGAGGTGCCGGCGGCACCGCTCGCCGGGACGGCGTGGACGCTTGGGTCCTTCAGCAGCCCCGATGGGGAGACGGTCTCCTCGGTGATCGTCGGAACCACGATCACGGCGGTCTTCTCCGACGGGAACGTCACCGGCAACGCCGGGTGCAACTCCTACGGGGCCGGTTACGTGCTCGACGGCACGAACCTCACCATCGAACCGCCGATCAGCACGAAGATGCACTGCGGCGAGCCGGAAGGCGTCATGAACCAGGAGACCCGGTACCTCAACCTCCTCACCTCGGTTGCAGGCTACCAGATCGATGGAAACCGGCTCGATCTCCTCGATGAAGGAGGAGCGACCCTGCTCACGTTCAGCGCGGGCCGACCCTGA
- the fdhF gene encoding formate dehydrogenase subunit alpha: MADTNGKLRYVPTTCPYCGVGCGLNLVVNEGKLVGVEPLKRSPINEGKLCPKGTTCWEFVQSPDRLTKPLIKKNGEFVEASWDEAYDLIASKFKETSEKYGPKSLGFQVSCRTPNEECYIMQKLARVAFKTNNIDNCARICHGPSVAGLSLSFGSGAATNPFEDVLNADVIFMIGANTIEAHPLAGRRLVQAKKAGKKIIVCDPRYTPTARLADEWVRYNPSTNIALINSIMYWIIQENLHDKEFIEKRTTGFEDLKKTVENYADVESITGVPTERVKEIARIYAGAKNAVIIYCLGITELSTGTDNVRSLGNLSMLTGNVGRPGTGVNPLRGQNNVQGACDMGAYPNVFSGYQKCEDDATRKRMEELWGVTGLASEYGVTLTEQITQCGDPIRAMYIFALNPVVSYPDSNHVMRSLEKLDFLVVQDIFMTETAKYADVILPGASFAEKDGTFTSGERRINRVRKAVEPPGEAKADWEIFVDLAHKLGLQGFDFNSAEDIWDDMRRVTPSMAGASYARMEKPESVHWPCPTEEHPGTPILHREKFSSADGLGHFFGIEHRPPAEVADAEYPFTLMTGRLLFHYHTRTQTGRAELLHHEVPNGYVQINNEDAARLKIQNGEMIKLTSRRGEVETTARVTDEVAPGVLMMAMHFADAAANMLTNTALDPLSKMPELKHSAVKVEKITGVQ; encoded by the coding sequence ATGGCTGACACTAATGGCAAATTACGTTACGTTCCCACAACCTGCCCGTACTGCGGCGTAGGGTGCGGGCTCAATCTTGTGGTGAATGAAGGTAAGCTCGTGGGGGTCGAGCCCCTGAAGAGAAGTCCGATCAATGAGGGCAAACTCTGCCCCAAGGGAACCACCTGCTGGGAGTTCGTGCAGAGCCCCGACCGTCTGACGAAACCCCTCATCAAGAAGAACGGTGAGTTCGTCGAGGCATCCTGGGACGAGGCTTACGATCTCATCGCCTCGAAGTTCAAGGAGACCAGCGAGAAGTACGGGCCGAAATCCCTTGGATTCCAGGTCTCGTGCCGTACTCCGAACGAAGAGTGCTACATCATGCAGAAACTCGCGCGGGTGGCCTTCAAGACCAACAACATCGACAACTGCGCGCGTATCTGCCACGGGCCGTCCGTCGCGGGGCTCTCGCTCTCGTTCGGCTCCGGGGCCGCGACGAACCCCTTCGAGGACGTCCTGAATGCCGACGTCATCTTCATGATCGGTGCGAACACGATCGAGGCGCACCCGCTTGCTGGCCGCAGGCTCGTCCAGGCCAAGAAGGCGGGCAAGAAGATCATCGTCTGCGACCCGCGCTACACACCCACGGCGCGCCTGGCCGATGAGTGGGTCCGCTACAACCCCTCGACGAACATCGCCCTGATCAACTCGATCATGTACTGGATCATCCAGGAGAACCTCCACGACAAGGAGTTCATCGAGAAGAGGACGACGGGATTCGAGGACCTGAAGAAGACCGTGGAGAACTACGCGGACGTCGAGTCGATCACCGGCGTGCCGACCGAGCGGGTCAAGGAGATCGCCCGGATTTACGCCGGCGCGAAGAACGCGGTGATCATCTACTGCCTCGGCATCACGGAGCTCTCGACCGGCACGGACAACGTCCGGTCGCTCGGAAACCTCTCGATGCTGACCGGCAACGTGGGCAGACCCGGAACCGGTGTCAACCCGCTCCGCGGCCAGAACAACGTCCAGGGCGCCTGCGACATGGGTGCATACCCGAACGTCTTCTCCGGCTACCAGAAGTGCGAGGACGACGCCACCAGGAAGCGCATGGAGGAACTCTGGGGCGTCACCGGGCTTGCAAGCGAGTACGGCGTGACGCTGACCGAGCAGATCACCCAGTGCGGCGACCCGATAAGAGCGATGTATATCTTCGCGTTGAACCCGGTCGTCTCCTACCCCGACTCGAACCACGTCATGCGGTCGCTTGAGAAACTCGACTTCCTGGTCGTGCAGGACATCTTCATGACCGAGACGGCGAAGTACGCCGACGTCATCCTGCCCGGCGCATCCTTCGCCGAGAAGGACGGGACGTTCACCAGCGGCGAGCGGCGCATCAACCGTGTAAGGAAGGCCGTGGAGCCCCCGGGCGAGGCGAAGGCCGACTGGGAGATCTTCGTCGATCTCGCTCACAAACTCGGGCTCCAGGGATTCGACTTCAACTCCGCGGAAGATATCTGGGACGACATGCGGCGGGTCACCCCGTCGATGGCCGGCGCCTCCTACGCAAGGATGGAGAAGCCGGAGTCCGTGCACTGGCCCTGCCCCACCGAGGAGCACCCCGGAACGCCGATCCTCCACCGCGAGAAGTTCTCGTCGGCCGACGGCCTCGGGCACTTCTTCGGCATCGAGCACCGGCCGCCCGCGGAGGTCGCCGACGCCGAGTATCCGTTCACCCTGATGACCGGACGTCTGCTCTTCCACTACCACACCCGGACCCAGACCGGCCGGGCGGAGCTCCTCCACCACGAGGTGCCCAACGGCTACGTGCAGATCAACAACGAGGATGCAGCGCGCCTGAAGATCCAGAACGGCGAGATGATCAAACTCACCAGCAGGCGCGGCGAGGTCGAGACCACCGCGAGGGTGACCGACGAGGTCGCACCGGGCGTGCTGATGATGGCGATGCACTTTGCGGACGCGGCGGCGAACATGCTGACGAACACCGCGCTCGACCCGCTCTCCAAGATGCCGGAGTTGAAGCACAGTGCTGTGAAGGTCGAGAAGATCACGGGGGTGCAGTAA
- a CDS encoding nuclear transport factor 2 family protein translates to MRVSEQTREQIMAVLRRMTDAMGRKDIESLVSLTDPEFRAFGTGADEKAIGREAYRRHLERDFAQAETVALDLSDVHIGAEGTVAWVMADMTYRFVVDGIGETRDVRMTAVLRGTGHAWVFTQAHYSFPAGGQEEGRSYPTN, encoded by the coding sequence ATGCGAGTCAGCGAGCAGACACGGGAGCAGATCATGGCGGTGCTCCGGCGGATGACGGATGCCATGGGCCGGAAGGACATCGAGAGCCTGGTTTCGCTCACCGATCCTGAGTTCCGGGCGTTCGGCACGGGTGCCGACGAGAAGGCGATCGGGAGAGAAGCCTACCGCCGGCACCTCGAGCGCGACTTTGCGCAGGCGGAGACGGTCGCGCTCGATCTCTCCGATGTCCATATCGGCGCCGAGGGAACGGTCGCCTGGGTGATGGCCGATATGACCTACCGTTTTGTCGTCGACGGTATCGGAGAGACCCGGGACGTGCGGATGACGGCGGTGCTCCGCGGAACCGGCCACGCGTGGGTCTTTACCCAGGCGCACTACTCGTTCCCGGCCGGGGGCCAGGAAGAAGGGCGGTCGTATCCTACAAACTAA
- a CDS encoding META domain-containing protein: MRREGQNILAKTAFLIIVAACIVSVTWTGGADASPGETDRITEPLSGTAWNLVEFRADNGSIVAPLQGTEPLIVFGESGTLTGSAGCNLYSASYRINGSAIAVEPVVATAAYPMNEQELVQQEKRYRELLVAAASYRVESDRLTITGPSGREVLAFVRAEQPESVPLLATEWHLARYTNGSGSTVASPVPGTDITLVFDGDGTLSGSAGCNAYLAPYRVNETGLGVEQVLATKTSCTEPAGIMEQEKAYLDLLRSAAGYRIVGDTLVVIDGTGRAILFYEAR; the protein is encoded by the coding sequence ATGCGACGAGAGGGACAGAACATACTCGCGAAGACGGCATTCCTGATCATCGTGGCGGCGTGCATCGTCTCGGTCACCTGGACCGGGGGTGCGGACGCATCTCCTGGCGAGACCGACCGTATCACCGAACCGCTTAGCGGAACGGCATGGAACCTGGTCGAGTTCCGCGCGGATAACGGCTCCATCGTCGCGCCCCTGCAGGGGACGGAACCGCTCATCGTCTTCGGCGAGAGCGGAACGCTCACGGGGTCCGCCGGGTGCAACCTCTACTCCGCCTCCTACCGGATCAACGGCTCCGCCATCGCAGTAGAACCGGTCGTTGCCACCGCGGCCTACCCTATGAATGAGCAGGAACTCGTCCAGCAGGAGAAACGCTACCGGGAACTCCTCGTGGCGGCCGCCTCCTACCGGGTCGAGAGCGACCGGCTGACGATCACCGGGCCGTCCGGGCGGGAGGTGCTCGCCTTTGTGCGGGCCGAGCAGCCCGAGAGCGTCCCGCTGCTCGCGACCGAATGGCACCTCGCCCGCTACACCAACGGCAGCGGCAGCACCGTCGCATCGCCGGTGCCCGGCACCGATATCACCCTGGTCTTCGACGGCGACGGCACGCTCTCGGGGTCGGCCGGGTGCAACGCCTACCTGGCTCCCTACCGGGTCAACGAGACGGGGCTTGGCGTGGAGCAGGTTCTCGCGACGAAAACCTCCTGCACCGAGCCCGCCGGCATCATGGAGCAGGAGAAGGCCTACCTCGACCTCCTCCGGTCGGCGGCGGGCTACCGGATCGTCGGGGACACCCTCGTGGTCATCGACGGCACGGGGAGGGCGATCCTCTTTTATGAGGCGCGATGA
- a CDS encoding molybdopterin-binding protein, with translation MSRRYLNLTPLSEALAIMRREFPSPGRAETVPLAEAVGRVTGEPLYAGYSVPMADIAKFDGYAVKSGDTRGAQDQRPLSLPEYTRVNTGEVLPQPFDAVVMIEDTWDEGGTPWIRKSAASGQHIRRAGEDVRAGELVLPKGHRIRPFDIGALATYGIDRVSVRSVRVGIVPTGSDLVPLGTAPGPGRTIETNTLMAEAYLTGLGATCRRYGIVPDEPDLIREAVGAAIAENDLVILSAGSSAGTRDFSRDAVEQLGEIVFHGIAVRPGKPVLLANVGGKPVLGMPGYPVAAQTVLREVAGSLLSWWGLEPLPLGEMDVRLARRLASDLGFDEFVPVSVGRVDGTCWATPHPRGGGIQMAVVRANGYLHIPAAREGIEAGEEVRVRLTVPSASVARTLVCVGRRDPVLGELGNRLAEADYHLHCCNASTIGAVLALRAKTCHAATVALPETASAWSDQVLRYLPGVRLLRVPVARTEFGVASADPLDAGSLASLRVANRPKSAAAQFLLDAWLDREGIDASPSGVPADVRVCTALEAREAGLRFTPIGCESCDLVMREERAADEGVAALIGAARSPEFRAYLHSIGRDPGDGDAPGAFSP, from the coding sequence ATGTCACGCAGGTACCTGAACCTCACCCCGCTCTCCGAGGCGCTCGCGATCATGCGGCGGGAGTTCCCCTCGCCGGGCCGCGCCGAGACCGTGCCGCTCGCAGAAGCTGTCGGCAGGGTGACAGGTGAGCCCCTGTACGCGGGGTATTCCGTTCCCATGGCCGATATCGCGAAGTTCGACGGCTACGCGGTGAAGAGCGGCGATACCCGCGGAGCGCAGGACCAGCGGCCGCTCTCTCTTCCTGAGTATACCCGCGTCAACACCGGCGAGGTGCTCCCGCAACCGTTCGACGCCGTCGTCATGATCGAGGATACCTGGGACGAGGGCGGCACGCCCTGGATCCGCAAGTCCGCCGCGTCCGGGCAGCACATCCGCCGTGCCGGCGAGGATGTCCGGGCGGGGGAACTCGTCCTCCCGAAAGGCCACCGCATCCGGCCGTTCGATATCGGTGCGCTCGCGACCTACGGGATAGACCGGGTGAGCGTGCGGTCGGTCCGGGTCGGGATCGTCCCGACGGGGAGCGACCTCGTGCCGCTCGGGACGGCGCCCGGGCCCGGCCGGACGATCGAGACGAACACCCTGATGGCGGAGGCGTACCTCACCGGTCTCGGGGCGACCTGCCGCCGTTACGGGATCGTTCCCGACGAACCCGATCTGATCCGGGAGGCGGTGGGGGCGGCGATAGCCGAGAACGATCTCGTCATCCTCTCGGCGGGTTCGTCGGCCGGCACCCGCGACTTCTCCCGGGACGCCGTCGAGCAGCTCGGGGAGATCGTTTTTCACGGGATCGCGGTCAGGCCGGGGAAACCGGTGCTGCTCGCGAACGTCGGCGGCAAACCGGTTCTCGGGATGCCGGGGTATCCCGTCGCCGCCCAGACGGTTCTCCGCGAGGTTGCCGGGAGCCTCCTCTCGTGGTGGGGGCTTGAGCCGCTCCCGCTCGGGGAGATGGACGTCCGGCTGGCGCGGAGGCTGGCGTCCGATCTCGGGTTCGACGAGTTCGTCCCGGTCTCGGTCGGGCGGGTCGACGGCACCTGCTGGGCGACACCCCATCCCCGGGGCGGGGGCATCCAGATGGCGGTCGTCCGGGCGAACGGCTACCTCCATATCCCGGCCGCCCGCGAAGGAATCGAGGCGGGCGAGGAGGTGCGCGTCCGCCTCACCGTCCCGTCCGCTTCCGTCGCCCGGACGCTCGTCTGCGTCGGGAGGCGCGATCCCGTCCTCGGCGAGCTCGGAAATCGTCTTGCGGAGGCCGACTACCATCTCCACTGCTGTAACGCCTCGACGATTGGAGCGGTGCTCGCCCTGCGGGCGAAGACCTGCCACGCGGCGACGGTTGCCCTCCCGGAGACGGCGTCGGCATGGAGCGATCAGGTGCTCCGCTACCTGCCCGGCGTGCGTCTCCTCCGGGTGCCGGTGGCCCGGACGGAGTTCGGGGTCGCGTCGGCCGATCCCCTCGACGCCGGGAGCCTTGCGTCGCTCCGGGTCGCCAACCGCCCGAAGAGCGCGGCGGCGCAGTTCCTCCTCGATGCGTGGCTCGACCGGGAGGGTATCGACGCCTCCCCGTCCGGCGTTCCCGCGGACGTCCGGGTCTGTACGGCCCTTGAAGCGCGGGAGGCGGGGCTCCGGTTCACGCCGATCGGCTGCGAGTCGTGCGACCTGGTGATGAGAGAGGAACGTGCCGCGGACGAGGGCGTCGCCGCCCTCATCGGGGCCGCACGCTCGCCGGAGTTCCGCGCGTATCTCCACTCGATCGGGAGAGATCCGGGGGACGGAGACGCGCCCGGCGCCTTCTCGCCCTGA
- a CDS encoding FmdE family protein has protein sequence MQPRLNHTWEDIEARLESRGSPPELIEDFKRCIDFHTFAAPGLLVGVFMVDYALELLKIPRGKKIYAVCETTKCLPDALQVIAHCTTGNHRLRVIPIGKFAITMNGPADAPYVNGTRVFVDGDKIERYPTFALWYTKDPLFDPRTRGLDLIDEIIDAGRDLLSEERVRVKVPQKWPWKSAICSICGEMVPDNLLVDGACTDCRSQSYYEKVAY, from the coding sequence GTGCAACCGAGACTGAATCATACCTGGGAAGACATCGAGGCCCGGCTCGAGTCGAGAGGCTCCCCACCGGAGCTGATTGAGGACTTCAAACGCTGCATCGATTTCCACACCTTTGCAGCCCCCGGACTCCTGGTCGGGGTCTTCATGGTCGACTACGCCCTGGAACTCCTGAAGATCCCCCGGGGCAAGAAGATTTATGCCGTCTGCGAGACTACGAAGTGTCTGCCCGACGCGCTGCAGGTGATCGCCCACTGTACCACCGGCAACCACCGCCTCCGGGTGATCCCGATCGGGAAGTTCGCCATCACCATGAACGGGCCGGCAGATGCCCCGTACGTGAACGGGACCCGGGTCTTCGTCGACGGCGATAAGATCGAGCGGTATCCGACGTTCGCTCTCTGGTACACCAAGGATCCGCTCTTCGACCCGAGAACCCGGGGCCTCGACCTGATCGACGAGATCATCGACGCGGGGCGCGATCTCCTCTCGGAGGAGCGGGTGCGGGTGAAAGTGCCCCAGAAATGGCCGTGGAAGTCCGCGATCTGTTCCATCTGCGGCGAGATGGTGCCCGACAACCTGCTTGTCGACGGTGCCTGCACCGACTGCCGGTCACAGTCCTACTACGAGAAGGTGGCGTACTGA